The Tachysurus vachellii isolate PV-2020 chromosome 19, HZAU_Pvac_v1, whole genome shotgun sequence genome segment agagaataaagagagagaatacagagaataaagagagagaataaagagaataaagagagagaataaagagaataaagagagagaataaagagagagaataaagagagagaataaagagaataaagagagagaataaagagagagaataaagagaataaagagagagaataaagagagaataaagagagagaataaagagagagaataaagagaataaagagagagaataaagagaataaagagagagaataaagagagagaataaagagagagaataaagagaataaagagagagaataaagagagagaataaagagagagaataaagagaataaagagagagaataaagagagagaataaagagagagaataaagagagagaataaacagaataaagagagagaataaagagagagaataaagagagagaataaagagaataaagagagagaataaagagaataaagagagagaataaagagagagaataaagagagagaataaacagaataaagagagagaataaagagagagaataaagagagagaataaagagaataaagagagagaataaagagaataaagagagagaataaagagaataaagagagagaataaagagaataaagagagagaataaagagagagaataaagagaataaagagagagaataaagagaataaagagagagaataaagagagagaataaagagaataaagagagagaataaagagaataaagagagagaataaagagagaataaataaagagaataaagagagagaataaagagagaataaagagagagaataaagagagagaataaagagagagaataaagagaataaagagagagaataaagagagaataaagagagagaataaagagagagaataaagagagagaataaagagaataaagagagagaataaagagagaataaagagagagaataaagagagaataaagagagagaataaagagaataaagagagagaataaagagagagaataaagagagagaataaagagagagaataaagagagacagctgaGGAGACGAGTGTTTCGAGCTGACAGAAACACATGGTCATATTTAAAGTAACTCTAAACTAATAaagttttatgtgtttttttgtaagaGATTATAAAGTGATGCTACGTTGCTGTGGTGTGAGAGGTTTGTTGTAGGAGAGTAAATCAGTATCAGTGTGATCTCACACAGCTCATCTCTCCTCAGGATGATCTCAGGTGTCTCCATAGCTGTGATTCTCCTCCTTGTGAGAGACGTCTGGTCGTCGTGCAGCCACTCAACCTCGCCATCATCAGGTGTGAGCGTGAACTGCAGCTCTCAGGATCTCCACATAATTCCTGACAGTATTCCACCAAACACCACTGAGCTTTATCTACAGCACAACCTCCTGCTCACGGTTCCTCCGGGGCTCTTCGACTCGTTTCTGAAGCTTCGTGTGGTGAATCTGTCTGAGAATCCCTTCCACTGTGGATGTAACATCCAGTACCTTAGAGCCTGGCTCCTGAAGAACCGAGCCGTGAACACAGCGAGTCCTACGTGTTCCTTGCCGCCGTCTCTGGCACACAGAACCATCACCGGTCTCAGTGAGACCGAGTTCTCGTCCTGTGTGAGGAACTGTTGCTCCGCTGCAGGTTATAACCTGGTGTTAGCGTTCCTGCTGTGTGGAGTCCTGGGCTTGTTGCTGTGGAGTCTCTTCCTGGCCAAAGATCTGTCATTCACTCTGGGCATCGGGGAGAAGCACGGCAGCCTGAGGGCCGAGTCTCTGCGCTCGCTCAAACCCAAACACAGAGCCAAAGTGAAGAACATGACTCTGGAGACGCCGCTGTTAGACATGGACATCCTGCCGCAGATCATCGACACGCTGCACAAACGCCACAACATCAAGCTTAAAGAGATCTGATGAACACGTTTAAGCGTCACGTATCTGACGTGTGGAATATTCAGaataacacttttacacaccgACGCTTTCTGGGCTTTTCATTTTTTgacctttctttgtttttccccTTCAGTGTTAAGCACATGAACACTTCAGTTTTACACAAGACTCATCAGTTCCTGACTCAACACCTACACGATCTCAGTGGAACTTTACACTAACTCATTTACATCCTATTTTTAATGACTGCTTTAAactgtttgtttcatgttttactCCATTTACAGAAAACTCAGACCAgttactttttctcttttcatattttaatcactaacatttctatttaacacttttttttaaatgagtttcatatttttttcattaaaatattgcatgtgaactttttatttaaagcctTTTATATCGTTGACTTCCTTTGATTTTACAGTCATTACTCCCAGTTACTTTTCCTCTCGTTTACTTTATTATATCTTTCCTTCTATGCACTAACATTTATAACACTTAACACTTCAGTGTAAACTTATTTCTGTCAATAACACatttaatgtacttttttttaaatttattattctACATATTTTTTGAGTGAATTCATCAAAAGTCCTTTAATAGATAATTCTCCAGCAGCTAAACCACCGATCAGATGAAGGGACGGTGTTTAGTTACTGAGTGTTGATGTATTTGTTGGTTAACGAGACAAACTGCAGTGTTTCCCTTCATCCTGGTGTCAGTGACGATAATAAATGACCAGCGTCAGTCTCCCGATCCTCCTCCAGC includes the following:
- the gp9 gene encoding glycoprotein IX (platelet); the protein is MKTENRMISGVSIAVILLLVRDVWSSCSHSTSPSSGVSVNCSSQDLHIIPDSIPPNTTELYLQHNLLLTVPPGLFDSFLKLRVVNLSENPFHCGCNIQYLRAWLLKNRAVNTASPTCSLPPSLAHRTITGLSETEFSSCVRNCCSAAGYNLVLAFLLCGVLGLLLWSLFLAKDLSFTLGIGEKHGSLRAESLRSLKPKHRAKVKNMTLETPLLDMDILPQIIDTLHKRHNIKLKEI